Genomic window (Penaeus vannamei isolate JL-2024 chromosome 22, ASM4276789v1, whole genome shotgun sequence):
catacatacatatatatatatatatatatatatatatatatatatatatatatatatatataaacatatgctgaTTTATGCCTAATActtaacatttctttttttctttcagataTTTGGGTCAGCATTGCTGGCAGCTGTATCGGCCTCCCCCCAGGGTTACAGCCTGCCAGCTCCCTCCGGCCCTGCTTTCTCTAGTGGTTCATCCAGCGCCTCTGTCTTCGGCGGCGGTTCTGGGTTCTCCGGACACTCAGGCTtcagcggcggcagcggcggcactGGATTCGGCGGTGGTGTCGGAATTTCGGTCGGTGGGGGAGGCCTTTCAAGCGGTGGGGCGGGAGGATATGGGGGTGGAGGATGTCGGGAGGGTGAAGTCCTGAACGTCGACGGCACCTGCGCCTTCCCGGAAATCACAAGGAACGTGTACGTTTACACCGCTCCGGAACAGCCACAGCCCGTGCTTCCGCCTCCCGCCGTGCCCCCGCCTCGAGTGGAGCACAACGTGATCTTCATCCGCACCCCCGAGCAAGCGGACGCCCCCGACCCCATCATCCTTCCCCCACCGCGTCAGGAGAACATCGTGTACGTCCTCAACAAGAACGAGCCGGGCGGCCAGAGAGTTATTGAGGTACCAGCTCCTCCCGCTTCCAACCCCGAGGTCTACTTCGTAAACTACGAGGAAGGCGAAAACCCGACGCTTCCCGGCGGCTTTGACCTTCAAACGGCTTTGACCGCCGCTACGCAGGGCGGAGGACAAGTCATCGGTGGAGgtggcggcggaggcagcggctTCGGAGGTAGCGTTGGAGGAGGCAGCGGTTTTGGTGGAGGCATTGGAGGAGGCAGCGGCTTcggaggtggtgttggaggaggcaGCGGCTTcggaggtggtgttggaggaggcaGTGGCTTcggaggtggtgttggaggaggcaGCGGTTTTGGTGGAGGCATTGGAGGGGGAAGCGGCTTTGGAGGTAGCGTTGGAGGAGGTAGCGGTTTTGGTGGAGGCATTGGAGGAGGAAGCGGTTTcggaggtggtgttggaggaggaagcGGTTTTGGAGGTTCAGGTGGAGGAGGCTCCATCGGAAGCGACTTAGCAAGCAACATTATAGCGGGAGGCTTCAACGCTGGGGCTTCGAGCGGCGGCTTCGACGACTCAGGGGAGTTTGAGGGCGTTCCTCAGTACGACTCCTCCTTACCACCGGGCGTGGCAAGGGGCGTAACCAGCGGTTCGCAACCGGTTGTCGCTCCTCCCGCGCCAGCCATTGTGTCAGCGCCAGCCAGTGTTTACTCCCTGCCTTAAACAATTCTTTGTAATTCAGTCttacataacagaaaaaaaactatttttttgtatttttctttttttatgtatttgtttttattttctacaaCTGTTGCATCCACTTTGGGATTACTGTCTAGTCAGCCACAAAATCTGTTATGTTAAaatttatatttcaaaatatatgtgtatgtacatatgtagttgTATCTCGTTCTTTAGCACTGTGCTGTGATTCCTTAAATATTTACCCATGATtgaaagaaacaagtaaaataacaaaaatattatgatCCAGAAGGGTAATTGAATAATAAgatgaaatacacaaataaaaaatcaaatactgacacacacacacacacacacacacacacacacacgcacacacaaacacacacacacacaaacaaaacacacacacacacacacacacacacacgcat
Coding sequences:
- the LOC113810453 gene encoding uncharacterized protein, with the translated sequence MKLLIFGSALLAAVSASPQGYSLPAPSGPAFSSGSSSASVFGGGSGFSGHSGFSGGSGGTGFGGGVGISVGGGGLSSGGAGGYGGGGCREGEVLNVDGTCAFPEITRNVYVYTAPEQPQPVLPPPAVPPPRVEHNVIFIRTPEQADAPDPIILPPPRQENIVYVLNKNEPGGQRVIEVPAPPASNPEVYFVNYEEGENPTLPGGFDLQTALTAATQGGGQVIGGGGGGGSGFGGSVGGGSGFGGGIGGGSGFGGGVGGGSGFGGGVGGGSGFGGGVGGGSGFGGGIGGGSGFGGSVGGGSGFGGGIGGGSGFGGGVGGGSGFGGSGGGGSIGSDLASNIIAGGFNAGASSGGFDDSGEFEGVPQYDSSLPPGVARGVTSGSQPVVAPPAPAIVSAPASVYSLP